The genome window gacagtccaaaatgaagcttcCAGGATCACTCTgagtgccccgaggtggacgaaggtcctcaacctcctgatggaggcaaaccttctccccctggactcacgaatcgatctaacggcagcacaattcctgtcaaaggtcatccaggcttccaggaacacaagcctaagacaaaacttagtcagacgcctagaacaagacaacgagctcttcgCAAACAATttctggctgtctcacacagccagggtgttgatacgctatcagctcaaagaacagcttcttgctaagggcatggactccccccaccccgactttatcgaagccccgccgtgggcacaaaccttgatagagttcaatataatgagcctgtcaatgaaaaagagcctataccccacgcctagtctaaaggcagaagcccagagggtcattgcagccatcactcatccaggtagtagaacatacttcacggatggatcggtcgatcccttgagccacactcactgcaggcgccggctttgcagcaagggatgccacacaatccatgagggtaacagacaacacctcctcgctacaggcagaggcagttgcaatcatgggagccctagcccacgcgtccttaagggaaggacacgtggtcatacatacagactccagggcagccattgattgTGTTCAGCaaagctcacccacagacaacgtctacctcctgaccacgatTCATACAATggcacaaagaattcttgctcagggtagaagaataatcatcaactgggtccctagccacattggcatcagatgGAACGAGTtcgctgacagactagccgtcactggcaggggtatgcccccaaatcccatgaagattaaaccaagccgaaaattacttaaggagaagtgtactgcagccgcccgtaccttcctcctgcagctccacagagaggaaacgagatccttcccctcggccagctggtactcagacgccacaggctatgaaccactggcactctctgaaataatcaacagaggtaccgaagtcattcttcacagaatgcgcctaggttaccactgtgcatggcagattatagaaacgccacactagtacatcacttagagaattgtgaacatacacaattcctgagacagggaccgcctacaacagccaccgtgctggtaaagaggctatgcgatatgcttacaccatggcggcaggagcgtctGCTGGCattcccaccgccacggtaagcaccgagtgtcagacacaCATGacaaaaagctgacacaggccatatatagaaggcccgggcgatgctagaacttcgcaaatcccaATCGCATCGCATCGTGAATGATCAGAACGGCTGCAAAAAGAAACTTTGTGTacctgtttttggagacattgttggaagagtaTGGTATTGTTAGAGTACGGGGCTATAGGGTAAATCACAAAGAATCGATCGCACTTGGCTGGGTCAAAAAGGGCACTCAAAAgtttgtagaggtggaagcagtagatgGGCGAGGGAAAAAGATAGGGTGGCATGGAGAGTGGTCGTACTTTTGGGAGagggacaataaggatgaagagtttcaataagggggggggggtagacaatgaagaagaatgTGTAGTAgtggatggagtggaggatgttgagagagaggaagggatgtatTCTGAAggatgagtaatgacctgggtggataatTCGGAATGCATAGGGATGACCGCAAACATCGAGGGGATACTAGTATCAGTAAGAGCCActgtcaaaggagaggcaggggtcgggaaaccaCTGAAATCAAATTTAAATAGGCTAGTTGATCAAGGgacaagccttaatgcccctaataagggtaaaacatCTTCCTTATTGGCCATGGCGAGCCTGAAATAGATGGGAAGAGGAAACAGTCTACCCTTCAATGTAAGGGCTAGGCAATTAACTaagggaataccgtgcctatGGCTCCCAGAGGCCGTTCATGACTAACACATAGCCAGCCTTCCattctttcagcacggctctcacaccttaggaagtggacagaagaaggggatgatgaagaagagaaggaaaggaaagggagagaagaatagaaaatgcAAAATTAGTTGTGGCGAGGGCTAGGTCCAAAGTAGGGATGAAGGGGGTTACCATCgttaaggcatttgttaaaaagactggCTAGTATCACTGTTGCAATATCTCCCACATcagttataaggtctatacttaAGCTATCTTCATCtggtattttccctcttcttgctCTTAAGCGCTGTTTTTATTTCCTCCACATGAAGTTAAGTGCCTCTCCAATTATTGTCTGTACTTCTGTCTGAGGATGTTTATCTTAGCTGTATAAATTACTGAAAACGTTTTCCACTACTTTAATGATTTCATTTTTGCTATATGTCACTCCACCAtctagtttctttattgcatacatttgatttttcCCTATTCCAAATTTCCTTTTGGCTGTTTTAATGCTGGTGCCTGAAACcactgtttcgtttattttttaactgCTGAATTTTCATacatcctcatttttctttttacttataatCCTAGTTCTGCTAATTCCATTTTATCTCTACACTTTTCTCACCGAGTTTATTGGAGCTCTGCTTGTTGTTCTCACTACTTACTTCAAATACAGCTTCCTTTATTGTATTACTGAACTGTTTTCTTTGGTCAATGTCAGTATCTTGAGAAGTATGTATCTATTTTGGATATAATGCCTATATTCTGTCACTCTGGTTTCCAAATTAGCTAGATTAGGGAACAACTTTTATATggatttattcctttcctttcccaggTGTAATCTTATTCTGCATCTGAGCATAGATTTTGCAataccaacatttactttatttatatatttcacattttccACCATGTTGTGCCTGTTTGTGTGAATAAAAAGTCAATTTTGTATCTGATGTGCCAGATGAGAACTTGTATAATATTTTCTTATAAGCATGTTTGGGAGTCATCAGAACCTATAGATAACATGGATCTGGTGAGTAGATTATACATTTtggtaatatatattatttagtttATGCAATTCAAACAATGTACCAAAGTATAATCTGTTGGGAAAGTATGTAATATGTTATTTCCAATATAATGTGACTATCTTTATATTGGTGGTGTATTGATTAATTTCTACACTGTATGTATTCAGCAATGGCATATAATTCTTTAAAAtgcatatgataaataaatacctCAAATTCAcaaaacatttatttacaaaattcatacatatatacactttacagTTTGTAATATCTAGTTCAGTAATGCAGAAGATACATGATTAACAAATAACAATTTCTGCTTTGTTGTATGTAaaacatattttcaaaatcatgatTTAACAATATATcataatttaaatatttaaatcaaTCCTTATGTCTTGAATGAAGAAaatattcttttatatcttttctctctctattttcttacaGTAATGTTTTCACGCTTTCACTGTTACTTCAGTTAAACCTACGTAATAACTGATACTTAAAAAGAACTCATTCTGTTGTATTGGATCCACTGGCAATCTTCTGCTTTTCAAATAATTCTATCATCTGTTCTGTTGCAGTCTTCTCTGTCACATGAGCTGCAGACAGCTTCTCCTGTGAATAAAGGAACCATAATGTATTATTTTTACCACCATGCCGCAACTTGTAGTTGGTCCTTGCCTTCACCTATCACATCTCCAACCAAAAGATAAAGAATCATTCCTTGGTTAAAAGGAAAAACTGGTAAGAACATGGTTCATGGCTGTATAATTAGTTCATATATACAGTAACAACTGATAAGAAAATTTAATCTATATTCAGAGAAATTCCTGCATTGGTCTTCCATGTTATCCCCATCTCAAAATAACTCTTGCTCCCCCAAATAAAACCATGATACACTGCAATTCTTTAGGTTGACTTACAAATAACTTGGTGTCTTGTCTTAGaaggtgaataataataatattctgtcCCATTAGTAGAAAACCATTCAAGCTGACAACTTCATCTGACAAGTCAATATTCATGACAGGCAATCACAATACTTACACTGGGAAATTCAGCAACGTTAATCTCAAGATCTCGATGTGTCCAGGGTGTCCAAGGGCCTTGAATGGATGGGTGATCTGTATGCTGATACTTTCTGAGACGCTCCACTGGATTTCCTGACCGCATTCTAAGGTATTCAACCCATTTCTTGATATCGCTACTTGAAAGTTTGTGAGCCGAGATATATTCTTCCTCACCATTTACTgggtaaaaaaatgaaatgaggaaTTTGTGAAAACACAATTTTGCATCTTAGGCAGTCATCAATATAACTATTTGGTAAAATTacaaaaatttattattttttaaaaatttgtatTTAAAATCTAAAAAGTAAATCAGTATCATGAGAGttaaataaagatgaaacaaaaaccTACAGTATTCAGCCTTGAGGCATGGAGATCTGTGACGGCGTGGTTTAAGGTACACAACTACTCCTGGGTTCACTTTTGCAAAATGAACAAGGTCCTTCTCAATGAATTCTCTGAAAAAAAAGCCAACCacattaaaaaaaggataaaacaataTATCTACAAAATATGCTACtgaagtaaattaagaagaactACAAGTTCCATACTTTCTGATTTTGCAACACTACATGGAATATTACTTTTTTCCattaacaaataacaaacaataagCTCAAACTTCTTGTacacatgatacatacacacatgaaaacagGTAGCATCCAATATCATAAAAGTGAGACTGAGACTGAAATCTATATAACTGAAATATTATGAAGAGCTTAAAGTTGCAAAAGCAGTTCAAAGTTctagatatgtaaacatatttttatttttcaaaaattaTGGTAGCTATATGATGGCCAATTATTCAACCCCAAAAGTTAATGGATACTTGAGTGAGTGTATTCATAATTTAAACTGTCAAGctc of Penaeus chinensis breed Huanghai No. 1 chromosome 37, ASM1920278v2, whole genome shotgun sequence contains these proteins:
- the LOC125045571 gene encoding 39S ribosomal protein L43, mitochondrial-like, giving the protein MTSHTWNLFWGSSFVRTPLRNGVGRYVQQLQRITFKFCKTHGGSQGMREFIEKDLVHFAKVNPGVVVYLKPRRHRSPCLKAEYLNGEEEYISAHKLSSSDIKKWVEYLRMRSGNPVERLRKYQHTDHPSIQGPWTPWTHRDLEINVAEFPSEKLSAAHVTEKTATEQMIELFEKQKIASGSNTTE